In Anopheles arabiensis isolate DONGOLA chromosome 2, AaraD3, whole genome shotgun sequence, the genomic window TTTCTGCCTTCACCGATTATCAACCAATCCACAATTGAATTAtccagttttttttacgaGCCAGACTAattcaaaactaaaaaaaaaaaaattgaaaatattctaatttttttatatttttttacaaaaaaacaatacaaaaaaagtagGTAGACTGGGTCAAACGATCTACTTTGATCTACGTGGAGTGAATGTTTGAACTAGTTTTTGTCGCGCGAGTCGTGATcactctatgtctatttgaaaggtaattttttttgcctttttgtacATGAAGTTTCACGCACACGAGCTATCAAACGTCGGCGCTGGCATTTCCGATCTGTGGTGTTTGGGTTTCTATGTATCGTTTTTGGAAAATTGGCTGGTGATTTTATAGAGATACGTCGAATTGATGCCTTGTGAGTTCCAAAAAAGCAAGCTCAACATCCTAACtagcaaaatgaaaatattgattCAACCGTATTTTATTTACTCCTTTACCCATATCAACTATAATATGTATGATTTATGCTATAAATGGTCTAAAATAATTACAGTTATGGATCATATGAATAGTTTTAGTTTCCTACAGAAACCGGAAAAATACACCAAATTTCACAAACCGTTTACTGCAGTTTTGAACTGCTATAATTCTCTTCCGCGCTCAGCTCATCTGTCTACACATCTTGCTATCAACTGTCAAACGTCAATCAGCGAATTGAAGCGCACCCACCAAGCAATTTGACATGTCGGCCGACGTCGGATTTGTGCAAATTTGCCCAGTCGGTTTGTATCAAGATTGGAGTCAAATGGCAGTAGGTTTTGACTGAATTGAGTGGCACGAACACTCACGGTAACTCATTTTTCATCTTGGCGGTTTtgctttggcggtgtgtttgtatgtgtagcTCGTGGTACCCTCTCATCCCTCTCTCATCCTCATACCCCGCTCGCCTTACAGTCAATTGcaggagagagcaaaaaaaatgaacacaaGGCTCGCTCGCGCACAGCCTAGCCACGGCTCGCGCGTAGCTTAGCCACGGCtctttaaatgtgtgtgtatgcacatGTGTATGATAGTACTGTGTCGCCTGCCTGCGTTGGCTTGCGCGCTCATATGGCCCCATATGGTGGTATTATTTCGCTCACATGTATCGGCTGCTGTATGAGGAGAAGTGGGAGGAGAAGAATGAATATGAATGATCAGCTGATGGGTTTTGTTGGGGTTAAAGCTTATGCAGACGGAATGAGAAATGTACTTACTGCGATCCCGATCCTGGCGATTGTTATACCGGCACGATACTGCGTAGACCATCCGAGTGTTGTGCGGCTGGCGTGTTAGGATTGCAATATAATGCATTGAGATGGATTGCATGATAgcttgatatttttttatgtgtactTTTTTTGCCCTTTGGAGCAAGCAAGTACAATTGTGCACACTTTCTCCGTAGAATTAGTCAATTCTTTGGCACGCATGGAAATGTTACGGAAGGAGCATTGGGCACAAAACGCGCACTGGTATGGCACACAAGGCAcacttgatatttttttaatgtgtgtttttttgcccttTGGAACAAGCAAGTACAATTGTGCACCCTTTTTCCTTAGAATTTGTCCATTCTTTGGCACGCATGGAAATGTTACGGAAGGAGCTTTCGGCACAAAACGCGCACTGGTGGACACACAACGCACACGCATTTTTCGTGGAATTTCATTCATTGATCTGCACCGAGCACAAGGGAGGAAGGGATGGGGTGGCGAGAAAGGTTTGTTGTGCGCGTCGATGGAAAACAGGGCACACTTGTTTTTCCTCGAATTAGTCCATTCATTGATGCATACGCTTTGCAATAAAGCGATCCCTGCGTTTGGTGCTGCATTGTGGAGCAAAATTTTCGCcgaatttttcattcagctgtCCACACGTGTTTAGGGTTTGGGGATAAAAGACATTAGTTCCCTGATCTTAGTGTCCGTTCATTAACGATTTGACTCTCGAGCAGTGCAGTCCTACGTGCAGTCGACAGTGGGGAAAATTTTTCAAGtgtgtcattttttttgccaacaaCAAGCAGGTAAGttagaaataaaattttgtgATGTGATATTTGTTGCGCAGAAGGTAGTGCGAATTAACAACGTGTGATGTATGCGTGAACTGTTTTACAGATCCCAAAATGTCTAAGGACCTAGACCCGGACTTCTGCAATTTAtcagcaacaccaccatcatccctCGAAGATTCTCCCACTTCAACTGCTGTACCTCCCgagaaacgcaaaaaaattgttttcattCAACCAGGACAACCTCGTACATCCGTGCCTATATCGATCCCAGCTACTTCCACCCGCATACCACAAATCACACGCACAATAGAACCACGAGCATCATCGTCAAATGAACCAACCGTGCCTACCAAGCAATCGAAACTTATATTAGCTAGAACTATACCCACCACATCCGTGCCGCAGCGAAAATTATCCACGCAACCTCGTATCACAACAAAAGTTCCGGAAAAATCATCCCTTCCTCTACCGATGAATGTTGCGCAgcatacacataaaaaagtaatattgGTAGGGAGAAAAGTGCCCACCAAATCATCGCTAGGAATCCAGCAAACCACTACAGCCATACCCTCCGTGCAGCAACCATCTTCACGTAATCCTAATCAGCCAACAAGAAAAGTGCCAGAGCGATTCGTGTACCAACCACTGAAACAGCAACCAACATCGGCCCTGAAAAAAGTACCCCCAACAACATCCTTACCTGTGCAGCCAACCACTCTCACATCTACCGTAGTGCAACCACGAGCAATGCCACAGCCGACCAAGCCACTTCCAACAGAACCACTTCCGCCAGAACCACTTCCGACAGAGCCACTTCCGGCAGAGCCACAACCACCCACGATTAACAGCAAGCTCGATGCAATAATGCGACAGCTAGATGGACTGCAAATGTCGGTGGAAAATTTAGATAAACGCTCCAGGCGGATTGAAAAATCAGTGGGGCTGGTCCAGGTAACGACCGACCAGGTAAAAAATTGTGTTTGCAATAGAGTACTCCAAGCCCATCAGGAAGAAGAATTTGAGTTTGAACTACTGAATAATGTGGAAGAATTAAAAGAATTTAATGAAAAGCTGTCTGATCCCCAGTACGaggttaaaatatttacatggGCGAACGGGCGCATTGCCAGCGAAGCTCCCGAGACGAGGATGCAGGAAGCATTGAACTTTTTGTTCACGAAGGAGCTTCTCGCGCAATGCAGCTGGACTGGTGGTGGCAGACCAGTAAAAAAATTTCCGTTTCGCGAGCTACGAAGGGTGGTAAagctttttaaaatgattggCAGCAATCGATTCTATGCCATCAATGAAACAATGGTTGCAAATTTTATCGGCAAAAAGCTTCGCTACGCTCCGGACCAGGTGAAAGCCGAAAAAACGCGGAAAGCCACAAATCCATCTTGTCTAGATGTCGAAGAAAATGTAGATGAAAACGCGTGAAATAATGTAaatattgtgtgtgtatgtgtgtgtgtgtgagagagagagagggggaggagagaattttgaatttatgtaaatataaaaaaaataatgtttagaCGGTAATATGCAACGAAATATATTATGAATTTTGAACATGGAATACCTTATGCTTCTCTTTTTAGtgttgagaaaaaaatatattttacgcCATACTATGAGGCACCGGAACGAACATGTAAATTTCAACTGTTTTGGTTTTTACCGCAACAAGTTTGAACTTTACCTCTTCAATTGGTATACGTACCAACGATGAAAGGTCTAAATGTAACATGTTTGCTCTCCGTATATTCATTATGTATGAAGAGCATGGATAGTCAAACTGTTCACTGGTTTCACTAAATAGATGGCAATGTACAACAATCGAACCCTGTTCGCGTGATGCTGTGCTGTACATTCCTATACTcttatttttcaacataaaccagcaatttttttttatcattttttaatgtgcaATTAGCCATCACATAAGCAGTAACATCATTTCCTTTGTTTACTATGTACGGAAACGAAGGCTCGTTAGAGGGCCGTGCGTAGTTAATGTGTTGCAGCTCGGTTAACCTGTTCACAGCTTGTGCTAAACAATTTCTACCGTTTCGTAGTAAATTTTTGGGCTCTTGAAGATGGCTTTCAAATTTGTAGGCAGAAATGTTGTGTAGTGGTCCAAACCGAACAACATCTTCGTAAACATGCAACAGGTAATGGACATTACTAGACAAAAACGTGACGCCATAAACGGTGgcaaaatcgaaaacaaattttcgcAACATCTGATCTGCCATTGGCCAATCATCTTCGTATTCAGCTGAGCTGAACAGAGTCATGCCACAGAAGTACAGCATGAAATGGTTATACTCAACATCGCTTATTCTTCCCTTAAGGACAATCAAGCTAATGTTGTGCAAGAAGTAGTTGTACTCCAACCCTTTCCAAAAGCGTAAATATTTAAGGCTCCGCACACTTCGTTGAAACTCTGACGGCAGAAGCAGTTCCCGAATCTCGTTGGAAACTGCTTCGCGTATCGGTTCCGTCCACCTACGACTCGTTCCAAATATTCCTTCAGTCCAATTTAGCATTAGTCTGCGCGTAACTCCGTGATCTCGTACATGCAGAGGTTCTGAGGTAATTATATCTTTGATAATGTCGCAATTGTCTAGCTTAACCAAAGGTGTAGTGGTTTTGCAATGGTCGACGTATGCACCATTACAGAACTCTTCATGGGTCCGTCGCGCAGCACCAAACTGCCCGTAGTAGGTGCGTTTCGTTGTTGGATCCTTTGTGGTACGGGTCTTGCATTTAATGCACCCGTAACGAGCGTTAAATGATTTAACACCTGCAATGTGATATACAGCCATGAATAATCGTTGCGAAAGTAGAAGCTAACTATTCGTACCTTTGATGTAAGCTCGAGCTGGTGTATCTGCTATCATGGCCCGGAACCATATTTTATATGGGCGACCGTTTATCAGTAGTCCATTGGCTTGCAAGTAGTTTAGTTCCGTGACAAACGGTTGCAAGTAACCTTGAAGGCTTCCCGGCTTACTTTCCCCACAAAAAATTGCCACCGTCATTACCGGTACATTTGGCATGTCATGAATTCTCATCAGGATGGGCCAAAACTGAGTTAAACCACTTCTGTGAAGTGGTAGCCCATCCACAAAGAAAATTAGCTCCATTTCATTGACGTCCGGTGTCACAAGTCTAAAACAGCGAAGAAACCGGATTAATGTAATATGAACTGAACAAATGTGCCATTTGAGGGATCATCGTACCAGTCGCTTGTGCTACAACAATTATAATTACCTAAAGTACGATTTAAGGCTGCTAGCAATCCCCTGATACCATAATTGACCACCCGAGATAGTAGAGACCAGACTCCGTGTGGTATTCGCTGAGGGAGTCTCTAAAAAAGTTCTTGCATCCCTCGGCAGCTCAGGATGGTTGTGTTTGCGAAGCAAATCTAGCAACACATTTGTGCGGCGATGCGAAATGTTGGCCTCCAACACCCATACGCGAAGAGCATCCTTGAAGGACAAATCATCGGTAAGGAAAGGTTGGTCACCTTCGTCATCTCCATCGTCAAATTCCGTTGCATTATTATCCTCAGGGTCCGAAAAAGACGCATCACTATCAGAACAGTGTGCAGCTGAAAACAAGCAACATTAAAAACACTGCAACAAATCCAATCATAGCAAACAATACCTAATTCATCCCCCGACAATGGAATATCATGCTCAATCACTGGAGCAGCGGATTGAGCAAGTGGCTCTGGTGTTGCTGTAAGAATTTTTGGTTAGTAATATTAGCATCAGTCCACCACGGTCCGTCTACACAAGCTTTTTACCAGTCGGTGCCGAATATTGGTAGCTACATCCTGCTTCCTCCATATCCATGTCCCATTCCCTTGCATATTGCTTCAACAAGCTATCACGCTTCCGATACGAGGAACCAGTCTTTTTATCACGCTGTGCTGCCATCGtaaagttttagttttttccaaaattaacTGATCacggtgaaaaataaatatatttgtgtTGCTTCGAGCTGCTGTCAAacgaatttttcaaaatggtgCGTGCGCCAGTTGTGCCAGAAAGAATAAAACTGATaaaagaacgagagagaaTGATTGAGCACCAAGGTTGTCATCGGTTTCCATAGGAGTCGCTCAAGCGCTgcttgaatgtgtgtgtaagccGCCGCAGCTGTGAGTTGCTTGTATGGAAAAGGTCGCTCAATTCAGTCGGCTCTTGGTCAAATTGCTTGGTGGGCAATCTTtgcgagctgtcaaattgtttttattgttttttttctcggtgTGCTAACCGCACGAGGTTCGGGTGCATTTCCTCCGGCGTTTCGCGTATTTTGCGACGACTGCTTGGCGGCGTTGTTACAAGATCTCCTCGTTGATCTTGGTCGAAACCTTTGGTGACCAAAGTGTCCGCGCTTTCGGGTCCGCGACTATTACCGCCGTTCGCGTGTTCGCGTAGTCCTGTGGGCAGCAAGTTGCCGCCGTGCGCTACTGCAAAAGGGTGTCTGTTCTACCCAACACCTCGTGGTTTTCGTTTCGCTTTACGCGGCGCGCTAGTGAGGAAGTGTCCGTAGTGTCGACAATTGTTCATCCTTTTTCCTGCGGTGGGTCGATTGGAAGCGCAAACCGGATCGCCCATTTTTAGTGCTCTTTCACCGGAAGTGGATTGTGTAATCTAGTTTCCGGAAGCCGAGTGTGTTCGGTAATCGGTAACCTGCCATCATTCTCGGTGCGGCGTAGGTCCTGCAAGCAAGACCAACCTTATAACTGCCAACAGGCGGCACAAACCAGAAACCAGGTGGTTTACATACGTGTGTTAATTGCGTTGGCCGaagccacacacaaacacacacgcactcgcaCACCAGCAGGAACAGCAAAGGAAGGCATCTCTGATAACAACACCcgcgcagcagcagaaagcgCTTTTCCTTCCAGTATGTCGGCGGCAAATCACCAAATGGCTGTGAACGGCACGGCCAATCACAACAGCAGTGACAGTAATCACACTGCTGCAAACAACACGCACGAACAGATGCACAATCGCCGCCAGAACCCGTACACCCAGAAGGTGACCGTGGTGCTGGGTGCCCAATGGGGCGACGAAGGCAAGGGCAAGGTGGTCGATATGCTGGCCGCCGACGCAGACATCGTGTGCCGCTGTCAGGTGAGTGTGCTGGGGTGACCATCGGAGGGGTAATAATTGCTGCCAGTTCCTTTATAGAAGTGCACACGTAGCGCACAAATCAACATGTGACCGTGATGATGAAGCGAAACTCTCCCCCCCCCTACCCACCGTTTCATGCTCTTCGCCATGGCCTGCTACACACTATGATTGGAAGCTTTGCAAGATGTTTCATAATCACGAACCCCACCCCCTCATCACTGTCAGTGTCTTCCCAGTGCAAACAAGCGCATCGTTCTACCACAGGCAGTGGCACTGGGTCACGGGGACGAATTCGAACCATTTTCGCTCGAGTCTTAATTGATGGTGCTGTAAATTCTGTACCCCCGATTGTAACCACCGGttagtgctgttttttttttttgcattgcacGTCCACTCCTGAATGCGACGATATCGCGTAACATTTGGGCGTATTtcgtatcgtttttttttatttgttcggACACTTAATTGAGATTAACTTGAAGAGCGTTTGGGTGTCTAGTCACTTGGCGTGAGGATAAGATAAGCAGCATGGCAAAAACAGGCACCAAACGGTGGCGTATTGCGCGCAATACGGCCAGAAAGCCAACATCTGTCGTTCCGCAGTGGAGGGGGGAAGCGTATATTTTGATTCATAATCACATGCCGATTAACACCAACCCAGCCCGTGTAACCGCAGGTCAACTGATACACAAAGCCTCTTTTTTGCCATGGGCTCACTGCGTCATGTGGTACGTCCACGCGTCATTTGCGTACGTATGTGTGGCGTGTGAGTGTCGCGTTCGGTTGAGATGAAAGTGTTAGGGGCTCAACATGCACCCGCTTTCTGCTCTTCATTAAGGAGACTGATAAGGAAGCGTGTAATCACGGCCAAAATGATTTCGTACAACCTTGCGCATTTCTCAGTTGTTTCCCTTGAACTAATAACAATCAACGAGATGCTAATACATAGTTCCTAGAGGGCCCgtccatgctgctgctgctgctgacgtaCAATCTATTGTGGCTTGTCGCGTTGCGCTTACACACCTCAATGCAATGACTGAGCGAATTCTCTTTATCGATAGAAGAGCAATTGATGCAATTACGGGATGCGATtgccgttgtgtgtgtgtgtgtgtgtcattccGTCATATTGTCGTGCGATCCGCGGCACTGCGTTGTCAATTCTTTCTTAGAAAAATGATCCCACTTCTAACCAGCTGTAAATACCACTAAACCTCACGCGCACCAAGAGGCTTCGCTGTGGCGTGATGATGTAAtggaaatattcaaaaatttCCCAAAATATCCCCACgcattgtgtttgttttcaccTCACCGCTGCTacggtggtttgttttgtttctgcggTTGCCATTGTGCTGTGTTTAGCGTCGGCTTTAAGCATAATTTATTGcacactttctctctcgctttttctTTACCCCATCCGGCTCAGGAGGACACCACCTAGGGGAGGAAATTGCAACCGCTCGAAGAGCGAGATGAGAGGTCATGGGGGGAAAAGTTGTCTTGTCGTGTCTATTCAGCCCCTCAAAAAACGTCCATCACATGACCCGGTCAGTTGAAATTTGCGCATGTTAACACGATCGATAAGAATAGCACTGGCGGTTAGTCTCTGCCTTTCTGCTCCCTGTTTTCGGAAGAGAAAGGTGGGAAGGGCGAGCAAAGGTTGGAGAGAACCGAGACGCTATGGTCGAGCACTACCGCGCCTCTTAATGGACCAAGGTGACCACTACTACCAGCAGCAAGCTGGCGGATGGTTCGTTCATAAATACAGAACGATCCTCACACACGCCACTGGTATAGTTAgtttttactttcttctatTCTACCGAAAACCGACGATGGTGGTTGGCGCAGGCGCCATGTGTCTTCATCAACCATTGCTGCACTTGAAacatccaacaacaacaacaacaacaacagcaacaaaaacctccCAAAAGATAGACTGAAATGATCATGCTCTCATCCACCCGCGCAGTACACACGGGAGATCACGTTCGATGGAGGGAACGAAGGAGTCAAAAAAACACGGCAAACACGGGTGGAAACAGCTGCTGGCCTCAGCTCCGTGCACACACCGTCCATGATAGCAATACCATCGAAAGgccaaaaatattttgctgCACACAATCGTTACCGTCGATCGAACCGCGCTACAGACAACCACATACAAACACGATCTTAAAcaggttgctgttgctttttcgGGTGTGTGGCG contains:
- the LOC120898087 gene encoding uncharacterized protein LOC120898087, with product MELIFFVDGLPLHRSGLTQFWPILMRIHDMPNVPVMTVAIFCGESKPGSLQGYLQPFVTELNYLQANGLLINGRPYKIWFRAMIADTPARAYIKGVKSFNARYGCIKCKTRTTKDPTTKRTYYGQFGAARRTHEEFCNGAYVDHCKTTTPLVKLDNCDIIKDIITSEPLHVRDHGVTRRLMLNWTEGIFGTSRRWTEPIREAVSNEIRELLLPSEFQRSVRSLKYLRFWKGLEYNYFLHNISLIVLKGRISDVEYNHFMLYFCGMTLFSSAEYEDDWPMADQMLRKFVFDFATVYGVTFLSSNVHYLLHVYEDVVRFGPLHNISAYKFESHLQEPKNLLRNGRNCLAQAVNRLTELQHINYARPSNEPSFPYIIDFYENFKHFSTASAGSPN